The genomic region CCGCTTCAGGCCGATTACGGGACGCTACCGATGCACGCCCTGTTTGTGCCGGTGATGTATCAGATAGCGGCGCTCAGCGCCCGGCCGCAGCGCATGGCGTACTCTTTTGACGAAAACACCATTGAAATGACCGTCAACGACGCTACGCCGAACACGGTTTACAAACTCAAACGCGGCGACGTGGAACTGATTCCGGTGCAGCGGCTGAACGGCAACCAGTTGTTGCTCGAAATGCCCAAAAGCAACCAGCTCAGCGCCGGACAGGAGCTGGAATCGGGGTATTATGAATTACAGAAAAACAGCACGGTCGGGCCGGCGCAAACAGAAAAGCTGCTGGCGCTCAACCACGGCAACCGGGAATCGGCGATGGATTACTACACGCCCGACGAACTGCGCCGCGCCTTTGCCGGACAATCCAACGTGCAGGTCTTCGACAGCATCCGCGACGGTGATTTTGTGGACGAAATCCGCGAACAGAACCTCGGCACCAACCTGTGGAAATACTTCATCCTCGCCGCGCTGGGCTTTCTGCTGGCGGAAATCGGCGTGATTCGGTTTATGAGGGGGTAGCGGAGTTTCTCGCAGATGTTCGCGGATTTTAAGCGCAGATTTTACAGATTTTTCTGCGGGAATCTGCGTTTGAAATCTGCGAGCATCTGCGAGAAACCTACGCCTCCATCGCTGTCCGGTTGTGTACGAAAAGTTGTCCGCAACCGGACATTTCCTTTTTCAGCCCCAAACTTAATTCCTGACAATCAACTAGATAGTTACACTGGCACATAGCTTGAACAGCATAAGGCACAAAGCCAACCGGTTATGTTCAAGAACTACCTCAAGATTGCTTTTCGTTCGCTCTGGAAAAACAAGACGCAGAGCCTGATCAACATCGTCGGGCTGTCGGTTGCGTTCGGGACCTGCCTCCTACTGTTTCTGGCCGCGGCATTTCAGCTTTCGTTCGACAGTTTCCATAAAGATTCCGGCCGGATTTACCGGACTTACTTCCTTTCGCTGTACCCGGACGGTTCGCCGGACCCCAATCCAACGATGCCCTTTCCGCTGGTGCCTGCGCTGAAGGCTGAATATCCGGAGGTGGAAAAAGCCACCCGGATCATCTGGGGCGGGGGCGGCGTTCGCTACGGCGATAAGGTATTCAACAAACAGGTGCGCGCCTGCGACGCGGATTTTCTCGAAATTTTCACGTTCCCGCTCCTCAAAGGCGAGACCCAAACGGCGCTGGCCGACCTGAGCAGCATCGTCATCAGCGAAAACATGGCGAAGGACGTTTTCGGAGCGGGCATCAACCCCGTTGGAAAGTCGCTGCAGGTGAAGACGGGCCGAGACTGGCGGAATTTTGTCGTCAGCGCCGTTATCAGCGATGCGCCCGGCAACTCGACCATCGAATACGACGCCTTTATCCGGATTGAAAACGTCCCGGACTACAGCGCCAACAAGGACCGCTGGGACAACCAGACGCACGAAGTCTACGTCAAGCTGGCCGCCAACGCCCAGCAGATGGCTACGCAGAAACGCTTTTCCGGCCTCATGCAGAAGTACATGAAGGACGTCATCGATTATCAGATTCGTCAGGGCCGGGGCAAAAACGAGATGGGCGAATACTACAGCCTGATGCTCCAGCCGCTCAACGAAGTCCACTTCGACGACATCAGCCGGGAAGCGATTTACACCATCATCGCCATCGGTATTTTCATTCTGGTCATTGCCTGCATCAACTTCATCAACCTGACCATCGCCCGCGCCCTGACCCGTGCCCGCGAGGTGGGCGTCCGGAAGTCGCTGGGGGCCAAACGCTGGCAGCTGTTCACGCAGATCTGGGGCGAAACGGTGCTGATCTGTCTGGTTGCGCTGGGATTGGGCGTGCTGCTCGCCAACGTGGTGATGCCGCAGTTCAACCAGCTTTTCAACGCCCGGCTGAGCCTGATGCAACTGCTGACGCCGATGGCCGCGGGGCTTACGGTGGCGGGCTTCCTGCTGGTGACGTTCGTAGCGGGCGGGTATCCGTCCTGGATCATCAGCCGGTTCAACACGGTTCAGGTGCTGAAGGGCCGAATCACGATGAAGCGCCCCGGCATGCTCCGTAATTCGCTGATCGTAACGCAGTTTTCCATTGCCTGTCTGCTCATTGGCTGCACGCTCGTCATGCTGCAGCAGATCAATTACCTCCGCGAACGGCCGCTGGGCCTGACGCAGGAGCAGGTCATCAGCGTGCCCGTCGGCGGCGAGCTGGACGGCAAAGTTGCCCTGCAGCGCCTGCGCCAGCGACTCGGCTCCGAAAGCCGGGTGGTGGCCGTTACGGGCACCAACGTCAACATCGGTTACGGACTGGACGGCAGCTCGTCCCGCAGCCGGATGGGTTTTCAGTACAATAAAAAAGACGTGACGACCGACTGGCTCCGGGTTGACTTCGACTACCTCAAGACCTTGAATATTAAACTTTTGCAGGGCCGAGACTTCTCACCGGAATACAGCCAGGACTCGGTTTCCTCGGTCATGATTACCGAAAAATTTGCCCGGCAGCTCGGGGAGAAAACCCCCGTCGGGAAGTTTCTCCAGCCCGATTCGGCGGGCCAGAAATACCAGATTGTGGGCGTCGTGTCGGACTTTAACCTGTATTCGCTTCGGGAAGATGTCTCAGCAATTACCCTTCAAATGAGCCAGACCTATCCCATCAATTACATCTTTGTGCGGGTACAGCCGCAAAATGTGGCGGGCTCGATGGACATGGTGAAGGCGGCCTGGAAAGAAATCGCTCCGCAGACCGAATTCAAAGGGTCGTTCATGGACGAGAACACGGACCGCTGGTATCGCAAGGAACAGAAACTTTCGACCATCCTGACGGCGGCGGCCATCATTACCGTGGTGCTTTCCTGCATGGGTCTGTTTGCCGTGGCGCTGATGACCATCGAGCAGCGGACCAAGGAAATCGGCATCCGGAAGGTGCTGGGCGCGTCGGTCGGCGGACTGGTGGCCCTGCTGTCCAAAGATTTCCTGAAGCTGGTTTTTCTGGCTATCCTGATTGCCACCCCGCTCGCCTGGTACGCCATGCAGAAGTGGCTGCAGGACTTCGCCTACCGCATTCCGACTCCCTGGGCTGTATTTGCCCTGGCCGGTCTGGTGGCGGTTCTGATTGCGTTCCTGACCGTCAGTTACCACAGCATCCGGGCAGCGCTGATGAATCCGGTCAAAAGTCTTAAAACGGAGTGAGAGGAGGAAGGGAAGAAAGGAGAAAAGGGAAGCGATTCATCTACCCGTCCTCCCCTTCCTCCTTTCCTCTTCCTCCCTTTCCCCCTACAACGATGCTATCCAACTACCTCAAAATCGCCCTTCGCAACCTCTGGAAACACAAGCTGTTTTCGGTCATCAACGTGGTCGGCCTGGCGTCGGGCATGATGGTCTGTCTGCTGGCCATAACCCACATCAAGGGGACGTTTGAGGTGGATAACTTTCATCCCAACCGGGAGCGCATTTACCGGGTCCTGACCGATGTAACGGGCCGGAACAACGACGTGAGGCCCTATGCCACCTCGCCGATGCCGCTGGCCGAGACCCTGAAAAAAGACTATGAGTTTGTGGAAGAAACCGCCCGGGTGGTGCGAGCCTACGGCGCGTTTTCGTTCGGCGAAAAACAGCTTGACGTGCTTTCGTTTGCCGTGGACCCCGGTTTCTTCTCTGTTTTTGGATATCCACTCGAAAAAGGCCGCCCCGCCACCGAGCCGGGCACGGTGGTGCTGACGCGGAAAACGGCCGAGCGCTTCTTCGGTACGGCCAGCCCGCTGGGCCAGGTTCTGACGCACAAGGATTTCGGACCCATGACCGTGACGGGTGTTCTGGCCGATATGCCTTCCCGCTCGCACCTCCGCTTTGACCTGTTGTTTTCCCTGCGAACGCCCGTCCAATCGGCCGAAGCCGTTATCTTTCAAAACTGGAAATACTACCACAACGGCTACACCTACGTCCTGCTGAAACCGAAAGCGGCTCCTGACGCCCTCGAAAAAGCCCTCCCGACCATCGGCACCCGCGCCCTCCGCGGTCTGCGGTTCGACGAGGGGGAGAAGGGCTACCGCCTGCGTGTGCAACCCCTCACGGCCATTTCGCCCGCCCGGCAGGAACTGGCTTTTGGCACCTACGAAAAGCAGGTGGGCGGGCTGCTGGTCGAAATGGGCGTCGGCCTGCTGACGCTGCTGCTGGCGACGTTCAATTACATCAATCTGACGCTGGCCCGTTCGCTGAGCCGCGCCCGGGAGGTGGGCATCCGGAAGGTGGTCGGGGCGCTGCGCTGGCAGGTAATGGGCCAGTTTATGGCCGAATCGGTGGTGCTTTCCCTTATTTCGCTGGTGGTGGCCTACGCCTTTTACACCCTGGTAGAACCCATGGCCTTTGTGCAGCAATGGCTGAATGAAGGCGTGGAAAAAGACGGCCTGCTCTGGCTGCTGTTCATCGGCTTTAGTCTGCTGGCCGGTCTGCTGGCGGGACTCATTCCGGCGCGGGTGCTTTCGGGCTTCGAGGCGGCGCAGGTGCTCCGGAGCCGGACGGGGCTACGGGTCATCCGGGGAATCAGCCTGCGCAAGTCCCTGATTGTCGCCCAATTTGCCATTTCGCTCGTCGCCATGATTACGCTTCTGGTGATGGCCCGGCAGCAGGAGTACATGGCGACGGGCGATTACGGCTTTCGCAAAGAAAATATCCTCACGATTCCGGTAACGCAGCGGTCTTATACACCTCTCACCCAAGAGTTAAGCAAACTGGCAGGTGTCGAACAGCTTGCGGCTACCTCCGAACTGTTCGGTTCATTTGGCGAAAGTCAGGTGTTACGGCGTGAACGCTTCGCTAAAGATTCGGCGATGGCTTTTATGTGGTCGGTCGATTATTCGTTTGTCCGTACGCTGGGCTTAACGATGCTGGCGGGAGAAGGCTTACCGGCCGCTTCATCGGACTCAACGGGGCACAGAATACTGATAAACGAAGAAGCTGCCCGGGTGTTCCGGCTCGGCAACGCCCGCGAGGCGGTCGGAAAAACGCTCTGGCTTAACGACAGCACGGAGGTTCAGATTTCGGGCGTTCTGAAGGATTTCCGGTTTACCACTTTTGCCTGGTCCGTAAAGCCGCTGGTAATGCGTTATCAGCCCGCTCAATTTCGGTATCTGAACATACAGATAACAGATGGCCGGGAAACGACGACAGTTGCAGACATCCAACAGGTATGGAAGAAACTGTTTCCGTACCAATCCTTTGACGGACAATGGTACGACGATTACCTTTACCAGCGCCACAGCCACCAGGACGACCTCGAATTTATGGGCCTGCTGGCGGCGCTGGCCTTTTCCATTGCGACCCTCGGGCTGCTCGGAATCGTCACCTACTCGACCCAAACGCGGACGAAGGAAGTGGGCATCCGCAAAGTCATGGGAGCCGGCGTGGGGCAGGTCATCTTCCTGCTGTCGTGGGATTTTGTCAAATTGCTCCTGATGGCGGGAGCCATCGCCATTCCGCTGGGGTATCTGACGGGGAGCCTGTTCCTGATGAACTTTGCCTACAACGTGGGCGTGGGTATCGGTGTCCCGGGGCTTTGTCTGGGTGCCATGCTGCTCGTCGGCGGCCTGACCATCGGTTTTCAAACCTACCGGGCGGCCATCGCCAACCCGACAGACAGCTTGCGGAATGAATGAGCTTACTTACCTTATCAACTATAAAGCATTATGATTCAACTTAATAACGTCTCCAAGTACTATCCCGCCGGGTTCGGCAAGACCTATGTGCTGCGCAATGTAAGTCTGGAAATCGGCCAGGGCGAGTTCGTCAGCATCATGGGCCCCAGCGGGTCGGGCAAGTCCACGCTGCTGCACATCCTCGGGCTGCTGGAAGAGCCGTCGGAGGGCGAATACCTGTTTCTGGAACAGCCCGTGCAGAAGCTGTCCGAAAAGCGGCGGACGGACCTGCACCGCAACCACATCGGGTTCGTTTTCCAGGCGTACCACCTCATCGACGAACTGACGGTGTACGAAAACATCGAAACGCCGCTGCTGTACAAAGGCATGTCGTCGTCGGAGCGCAAAAGCCGCGTGGCTGACCTGCTCGACCGCTTCAATATCGTCGGCAAGAAAGACCTGTTTCCGAACCAGCTTTCCGGCGGGCAGCAGCAGCTGGTCGGGATCGCCCGCGCCGTTGCGGCCAGTCCACGGGTCATCTTCGCCGATGAACCCACCGGCAACCTGCACTCCGACCAGGCCCGCGAAATCATGGAGCTGTTCAAACGCTTGAACCAGGAAGACGGCGTCACCATCGTGCAGGTGACGCACTCGGACATCAACGCCGCCTACGGCAACCGGGTGCTGCATCTGAAGGACGGCTGGCTGGAACCGGCCGAAACGGCAACGACCCGCGGATAACGCGGCCGGAGCGGATTGACACGGATTCAAGCTGCGAAAATCCGCTCCAGTCCCGTCACCCACGGGCTGTTCAGGCCCCGGTACACCTGAATCCCGGCCACATTGCCGCAAAAGAGGCAATCGGCTTTTTCCAGAGTATCCGGAAAAAAGAGCCCTTCCTGCGCGGGGAAGTGGCGGAGCAGCTGACGCCGCAGAACGCCGCCCAGACAGCCCGTTTCGAGCGAAGGGGTGAACAGCGTTTCGCCGACGAACCAGAACAGGTTGGAGGCCATGCATTCGGCCAGGTGCCCGTGCGTGTCGAGCAGCATCACGTCGTCAAAGCCGTGTTCCTGCCGGTAAAGTCCCGCCAGCACGTAGGGCAGTGCGTTGCAGGTTTTGTAGGCCGAAACCGGCGAGGGCGACAGCCGGAAATCCGGATAAATGCCCAGGTTTGTTTTTTCGGTAACGGCAAACGGCTGGCCGGGTTTGACGGTAATCAGGTAATCGACCTCGTTGGTAGCGGGCGTATAAAGCCCACCGGGACGGCGCCAGACCTGAATTTTCACCCGGACCGGCTCGGCCGACAGCTGGTTGCGGGCAATCAGGTCGAGGACCTGTATTTGTAGCTCCTGTTTGGTAAAAACAGGATTTGGAAGCATTTTTAAGGCCATCATGCCAGCCCGAAGGCGCTCAACATGATCGGAAAAGAACCACAACTGTCCCTTTTCGTACCGGATCGTTTCAAACAGGCCGTCGCCGTACTGAAACACCCGGTTGTCGGCGGTGAAAAGCCCCCCATTCTGCGGGATGACATCCCCGTTAAAAACCGCGCTGGTTTGAATATTCACCGTTTATCCAAAAATTAGTGCCAGAACTGCAAGATACTGCGTAACATTAAACACAAAATGAAGGCGAACACAATTATGACCAATCATTTACGGACACATCTGGGAAAAGGGCTGGTAGCGGCGCTGCTGACCGTAAATGTTGCGTTTGCACAAACGACGGTCCAGGCTCCGGCCGCAACGCGCTACTCCCTGCGGCAGTGTATCGATGTGGCATTGCAGAACAACCTGACCATTAAGCAGGGGCAACTCGACGTTCAGGGAGCCGATCTGCAACTGCGGCAGGCCAAGTTCAACCGCTATCCGTCAGTTACCGGCTTTGCCAACCAGAATTTAAGCTCGGGCCGGACGATCAATCCCTTCAGTAACTCGTTCGTTACGCGTTCGATCAGCTCAAACAACTACCAGCTTTCGGCCAACGCCACCCTGTTCAACGGCTTTGCGCTGCAAAACACGATCAAACAGAACGACCTGTTTCTGCAATCAAGCGAACAAAGCCTGCGGGCCACCCAGAATAACGTAGCGCTGACCGTGGTGCAGAACTACCTGAACGTTCTTACCAATACCGAACAGCTCGACATTGCCCGGCGGCAGGTAGAAACGAGCCGGACGCAGGTGGATCGGACGCAGCGACTGGTCAACGCCGGGACCTTACCGGAGGCCAATCTGTACGACATCCGGGCGCAGCTGGCCAACGACGAACTGGCCGTTGTGAACGCCCTCAACAACGTTGATCTGGCCAAACTGGCCCTGCTGCAGACCATGAACGTGTCGGGTCTGGGCAACACCAGCACGTTTGACGTGGAGCGCTTCGACCTGCCCGACCCCACGCTGGAACCCTACAGCGCCTCGGTGCAGCAGATTTATGAGATAGCCCAGCAGAATATGCCCGAAGTCCGGGCGGCCGAACTCCGGGTGAAAAGTGATGCCCTGGGCGTCAACGTTGCCAAGGCCGCTCTGATGCCGGTCCTGTCCCTGAGTGGTGCCGTCAACACGCTGTATTCCAGTGTGGGTGCCCAGAAGCAATTTGAAAACGGTACGGAGCGGGTCGGCCAGACCATCTTCATCCAGGGAATTCCGCAGGAGGTCTTTATCGAACAACCGACCTTCCGCTATGAAGATTACGGCTACGGCGAACAGCTGCGCAATAACCTGAACCGTTCGGTGTCGCTGAATCTGCAAAT from Tellurirhabdus rosea harbors:
- a CDS encoding ABC transporter permease — encoded protein: MFKNYLKIAFRSLWKNKTQSLINIVGLSVAFGTCLLLFLAAAFQLSFDSFHKDSGRIYRTYFLSLYPDGSPDPNPTMPFPLVPALKAEYPEVEKATRIIWGGGGVRYGDKVFNKQVRACDADFLEIFTFPLLKGETQTALADLSSIVISENMAKDVFGAGINPVGKSLQVKTGRDWRNFVVSAVISDAPGNSTIEYDAFIRIENVPDYSANKDRWDNQTHEVYVKLAANAQQMATQKRFSGLMQKYMKDVIDYQIRQGRGKNEMGEYYSLMLQPLNEVHFDDISREAIYTIIAIGIFILVIACINFINLTIARALTRAREVGVRKSLGAKRWQLFTQIWGETVLICLVALGLGVLLANVVMPQFNQLFNARLSLMQLLTPMAAGLTVAGFLLVTFVAGGYPSWIISRFNTVQVLKGRITMKRPGMLRNSLIVTQFSIACLLIGCTLVMLQQINYLRERPLGLTQEQVISVPVGGELDGKVALQRLRQRLGSESRVVAVTGTNVNIGYGLDGSSSRSRMGFQYNKKDVTTDWLRVDFDYLKTLNIKLLQGRDFSPEYSQDSVSSVMITEKFARQLGEKTPVGKFLQPDSAGQKYQIVGVVSDFNLYSLREDVSAITLQMSQTYPINYIFVRVQPQNVAGSMDMVKAAWKEIAPQTEFKGSFMDENTDRWYRKEQKLSTILTAAAIITVVLSCMGLFAVALMTIEQRTKEIGIRKVLGASVGGLVALLSKDFLKLVFLAILIATPLAWYAMQKWLQDFAYRIPTPWAVFALAGLVAVLIAFLTVSYHSIRAALMNPVKSLKTE
- a CDS encoding ABC transporter permease codes for the protein MLSNYLKIALRNLWKHKLFSVINVVGLASGMMVCLLAITHIKGTFEVDNFHPNRERIYRVLTDVTGRNNDVRPYATSPMPLAETLKKDYEFVEETARVVRAYGAFSFGEKQLDVLSFAVDPGFFSVFGYPLEKGRPATEPGTVVLTRKTAERFFGTASPLGQVLTHKDFGPMTVTGVLADMPSRSHLRFDLLFSLRTPVQSAEAVIFQNWKYYHNGYTYVLLKPKAAPDALEKALPTIGTRALRGLRFDEGEKGYRLRVQPLTAISPARQELAFGTYEKQVGGLLVEMGVGLLTLLLATFNYINLTLARSLSRAREVGIRKVVGALRWQVMGQFMAESVVLSLISLVVAYAFYTLVEPMAFVQQWLNEGVEKDGLLWLLFIGFSLLAGLLAGLIPARVLSGFEAAQVLRSRTGLRVIRGISLRKSLIVAQFAISLVAMITLLVMARQQEYMATGDYGFRKENILTIPVTQRSYTPLTQELSKLAGVEQLAATSELFGSFGESQVLRRERFAKDSAMAFMWSVDYSFVRTLGLTMLAGEGLPAASSDSTGHRILINEEAARVFRLGNAREAVGKTLWLNDSTEVQISGVLKDFRFTTFAWSVKPLVMRYQPAQFRYLNIQITDGRETTTVADIQQVWKKLFPYQSFDGQWYDDYLYQRHSHQDDLEFMGLLAALAFSIATLGLLGIVTYSTQTRTKEVGIRKVMGAGVGQVIFLLSWDFVKLLLMAGAIAIPLGYLTGSLFLMNFAYNVGVGIGVPGLCLGAMLLVGGLTIGFQTYRAAIANPTDSLRNE
- a CDS encoding ABC transporter ATP-binding protein, producing the protein MIQLNNVSKYYPAGFGKTYVLRNVSLEIGQGEFVSIMGPSGSGKSTLLHILGLLEEPSEGEYLFLEQPVQKLSEKRRTDLHRNHIGFVFQAYHLIDELTVYENIETPLLYKGMSSSERKSRVADLLDRFNIVGKKDLFPNQLSGGQQQLVGIARAVAASPRVIFADEPTGNLHSDQAREIMELFKRLNQEDGVTIVQVTHSDINAAYGNRVLHLKDGWLEPAETATTRG
- a CDS encoding aminotransferase class IV; translation: MNIQTSAVFNGDVIPQNGGLFTADNRVFQYGDGLFETIRYEKGQLWFFSDHVERLRAGMMALKMLPNPVFTKQELQIQVLDLIARNQLSAEPVRVKIQVWRRPGGLYTPATNEVDYLITVKPGQPFAVTEKTNLGIYPDFRLSPSPVSAYKTCNALPYVLAGLYRQEHGFDDVMLLDTHGHLAECMASNLFWFVGETLFTPSLETGCLGGVLRRQLLRHFPAQEGLFFPDTLEKADCLFCGNVAGIQVYRGLNSPWVTGLERIFAA
- a CDS encoding TolC family protein: MTNHLRTHLGKGLVAALLTVNVAFAQTTVQAPAATRYSLRQCIDVALQNNLTIKQGQLDVQGADLQLRQAKFNRYPSVTGFANQNLSSGRTINPFSNSFVTRSISSNNYQLSANATLFNGFALQNTIKQNDLFLQSSEQSLRATQNNVALTVVQNYLNVLTNTEQLDIARRQVETSRTQVDRTQRLVNAGTLPEANLYDIRAQLANDELAVVNALNNVDLAKLALLQTMNVSGLGNTSTFDVERFDLPDPTLEPYSASVQQIYEIAQQNMPEVRAAELRVKSDALGVNVAKAALMPVLSLSGAVNTLYSSVGAQKQFENGTERVGQTIFIQGIPQEVFIEQPTFRYEDYGYGEQLRNNLNRSVSLNLQIPIFNRLQGRNRITSATITQKTSEIAADNVRLTLRQNIEQAYTNMVAANNRFKATQVQVQSLELAFRAAESRLNAGAINTVDYNIAKNNLDRARANLVQAKYDYIFRTKILDFYQNKPLSFQ